gtttgctttgaagaatgtatgtgagaaatacttagaaaagcaaatggatttgtatgtagcatttatggatctggagaaggcatatgatagagttgatagagatgctctgtggaaggtattaagaatatatggtgtgggaggcaagttgttagaagcaatgaaaagtttttatcgaggatgtaaggcatgtgtacgtgtaggaagagagtaaagtgattggttctcagtgaatgtaggtttgcagcaggggtgtgtgatgtctccatggttgtttaatttgtttatggatggggttgttagggaggtgaatgcaagagttttggaaagaggggcaagtatgaagtctgttggggatgagagaggttgggaagtgagtcagttgttgttcgctgatgatacagcgctggtggctgattcatgtgagaaactgcagaagctggtgactgagtttggtaaagtgtgtgaaagaagaaagttaagagtaaatgtgaataagagcaaggttattaggtacagtagggttgagggtcaattcaattgggaggtgagtttgaatggagaaaaactggaggaagtgaagtgttttagatatctgggagtggatctggcagcggatggaaccatggaagcggaagtggatcatagggtgggggagggggcgaaaattctgggagccttgaagaatgtgtggaagtcgagaacattatctcggaaagcaaaaatgggtatgtttgaaggaatagtggttccaacaatgttgtatggttgcgaggcgtggactatggatagagttgtgcgcaggaggatggatgtgctggaaatgagatgtttgaggacaatgtgtggtgtgaggtggtttgatcgagtaagtaacgtaagggtaagagagatgtgtggaaataaaaagagcgtggttgagagagcagaagagggtgttttgaaatggtttgggcacatggagagaatgagtgaggaaagattgaccaagaggatatatgtgtcggaggtggagggaacgaggagaagagggagaccaaattggaggtggaaagatggagtgaaaaagattttgtgtgatcggggcctgaacatgcaggagggtgaaaggagggcaaggaatagagtgaattggagcgatgtggtatacaggggttgacgtgctgtcagtggattgaatcggggcatgtgaagcgtctggggtaaaccatggaaagctatgtaggtatgtatattttgcgtgtgtggacgtatgtatatacatgtgtatgggggtgggttgggccatttctttcgtctgtttccttgcgctacctcgcaaacgcgggaggcagcggcaaaaaaaagaaagaaaaaaaaaaaaaaaaatatatatatatatatatatatatatatatatatatatatatatattcaaactcgtTCTTCTGATTACATTTACGTAATTGGAGTTTAGGATTCACTAAAAAATCATGTATATTCCAATACGGATAAACCCTGAGACCTTCAGGACGAATATTAGACCCACCCAATATCTTAAATCTTCCCCCACCTCGAAGATTCTCCACTGACCCACCAAGCTGTTCCCACAGGCAAGAATGCTCGCCACGTCCCGCCATGGTATAACCCCCACCTACAACAGACTTGGAGACGCCACTGGCGGATTTCTCCCACTTGAAAACTAGAGGACATGCCAACTGGTCAGTTGAAATGGGGTCAACTGTAATATCACCCAAGGTATTATGGCTCTGTGTTGTACGTGGaattatataaagaaatataacataaAACTCTCTGAGCCAagaattggtttttttttttgtgctaggaattatataaataattatacaaCTTTCTCAGCAAAGAATTTTGTTTTGTACCAGGAATTATATAAAGAATTATAACGTAAAACTGTCTCAGCAAAGAAGTTTTGTATCACGAATTATACAATGAATTATAACATTTCTCAGCAAAGAATTGTTTTGTACTAGGCATTACATAAAGCATTATAAAACTTTCTGAGGAAAGTATGTCATGTCGATGCTGTGTTTCTTCAGTGATTTCTTTAAGCAAACTTATTTTTATCACTTTTCAATAACGCGAATCTCAAAgtttttctgattatctgtagtttTTTCTTAGCCTTACGGTGGCTTCTAGCAAATTTTTCGCTGTTTTCCGACTATTTCTGCTCCATCATGTACCATATTGACGTACAGTGCTACACAAACATATGAGCTTTGGTTTGGAGGATCTAATACTCTTGTCTGCATATAAGAAAGGGGTAGAATGTCTCTCTCAGGCGACCCAGATAAAAAAAAGGGGTAGAATCACCCGCTCAGGTACCCCAGTTACTAAGGGTATCTATTACCACATCTCCAGGAATGCTGAGGCCAATAATCCAGACACAAGATCTTAAATTACGCGAACGCTAAAATCATTACGGTATAGTGAGGGCAGAATTTGACCAGTGACATGAAGCAGTGTTACACAGCCAGCCGTACACAGAGGGCTTCTGGGATATATGCATTGTCTGCCGAAGAGTGGCTCTGCATGACACAAAAGATTCTTCGTCATgcaaagatgatgatggtgctctaCGCCCAGGGAGGATACACAATAGACTTTGGCTAAACTATGCCCAGAGGACTTTGTCGCAGCCGCGTGGTGCACAGTGCATAAGGACCTCTAGCAGAGACAGACGACCGTGTTACACAGACCTTGTAGGAGATAAGCGAGGCACTGTACAACACAGTCCTTGCCGAAGATACACGACCCACTGTGctacacaggtcctgcaggagatACACGACCCACTGTGCTACACAGACCCTGCAGGAGATACACGACCCACTGTGctacacaggtcctgcaggagatACACGACACACTGTGCTACACAGACCCTGCAGGAGATAGACGACATACTGTGCTACACAGACCCTGCAGGAGATACACGATTCACTGTGCTACACAGACCCTGCAGGACATACACGACCCACTGTGCTACACAAGccctgcaggggaggaggaggaggacgacacacacacacacacatacacacgacacacCAGCGCCAATCGTCGACGGTGGCCACGGCCGGTTCTAACTTCGAGGATGAATTTCCAGCTTGGTCACAGCCTTAATCCGAAGGAGAGAGGCGGCGCAGGGGACCATAAAGCCCCACTAATGGTACTTTACGATGGGCTCTAGTGCCTCTGCCTGATGGGAGAGTGACCCTGAGTGCTGTCTCTACCAAGATTTATACCTGCTAATATCATCGAAACTGTTGCGTGGGCTTCGAGCAGCgaaatttccctccctccctcacctcaccatgtaCATAATAGGGAAAGTAAATAAAGCGAGGGATCTCTCACATGGTACGACTGAGCCGAGAGGATGGCATGAGACAAGGGACAGAGTCAAATCGATTGTGATAGGGAAGGAGATGAGTAATTTTGGAAGATTAAAGAGTGGCAATAAGTAGAGTGATAGTCACATAAGGGTAGATAGCTCAACACAGCTCATAAACTGCTCATAGATTGTCATAAAATAAGTAGAGTGACAGTCACATAAGGGCAGATAGCTCAAGACAGCTCATAAACTGCTCACAGATTGTTCATGAAAATAACCCCAAATAACAGGGGGTAAACACAACAATAACTGTGCAGAAGTGGGACAAGGAATTGCGAGTCCATTGTCCAATGGGTCGATTAGAAGTAATTAGAATCTGATTGCCTAACAGCCTGGTGTAATTCGGTACGAATTATCCTCTTTCTTTTTGCTAAATAACTCTACAAACACGAATTTCTCTTGTGGGTTATGTAAAATGTATATAACAATCGCAATGTACgttctgaaataaaaaaaaagaaatcattcattattcatagtTTTAAGTTTTCATAATGTGTTTCATTCTACTCTTATAGCTAGCCTAGTTGGGGGTCTCTTGTCCATAGACCATATTGTAGAGGGCATGACCTTTCTGACCTTGTCCTGAACTTCAGACTTACGTGGCTTTGCAAATTCGAAGTACCGAAACATTGCTAGCTCGTTCACCCAACCCAACAGGGAAGAAAAAATGCGTTGAATAAGCTTTCAAATCATTTTTCAACGTTGACCCAACGTTTTCTTCGTTTTGAACCGTTATTTCAACGTTGATCCAACGTTTTTTTTAGTTTCGAACCGTTATTTCAACGATGACCCAACGTTTTCTTCGTTTCCAACCGTTATTTTAATGTTGATCCACCGTTTTCTTTTGCCTGGCGGGGTAACTAGCCTCGTTTACTTACCCCGACTTGGCGAAGTTTGTGAGGAGTGTGATGACGTCCTCGGACAactgggtgagggctgggggcgTGATGGGAGGCGAGACGCCCCTGGGGAACTAGTGACGTCACTCAGGCTAGTGCCCCATATAAGCCCCAGTTCCCATCCGGGAGCCTGAATCTGTTAGGAAAAGGACGAGGGTTGTAGCAAAACACAACAGTCCTctcgatccacacacacacacacacacacacacacacacacacacacaaaggtttaATATGGGCTTCTGAGAGGCAAAATGGGTACTATAATCAGAGACCTGATCTTAAAGAAATGGAAATGTCTATTGATGGTATACTGACGTTAACAACACTGTGACACTACAGAGATGGGGACAAGATATTCACATGATGCAATTTGCACGACAGAGATACTTTAATTCGTAGGCAAATAAACTACGTCTCCTCCAGACTATCACTCAATTTCACTCACGgtctgggtcaaaggtcaccttcACTGAACCCTCAGCTTGATAGCACccttatcttcacgacacccgtgcgggtcaggtcaaaggtaatcTTTATCTTACCTTAATTATCACAATACTCTCATTTTCACCACACCCTCGACACCAGTCATCCTTGACCTAAAGGTCAACTTCATTGCAGCCTCGACActagtggcctttgacctgaccctatctGAGTTAGGCCAACCTCATCTCATTTTCCCGGAAGGAGAATGAGAATCAGAAGAAACAGCAAGAAAACAAGATCCTTTTCTCCTAAGAGAGAGCCATGTCTAAGATCAAAGTGTGTGCTATGAATACTGAAAGCTGTTAATATACTATGGGTTAATATACTAAGATGGGTCAGCTCTGGGAAGAGCGTGTTGCCATAGGTCACTCAAGACTCACCTGCCCCGGGATGCGGCTGCCGAGGTCACACAGGAACATAAAGACTTTGGTGTGATGTGCCAGGGTGTCGGCTGCCTGGTGTAAGGGAGCCACCACCCCAGCGTCACCCAGCAGGTGCAACAAGAGGTTCTTGCGCACCTCCGGACTTGGCCTGACCGCCGTCCAATCGGTGTACTCCTGCAGGGCTGCTGCGAGCACCTCTCTCAAATGGTGTTGCCGGGTGTTTCGAACCCAGGTCCTCGCCACTCTCTCGAAGGTGATGTCATCGACGCCTTTCGTCACGAGGCGTTCCCCAAGCCACGCCCACGCCTCCCAGGGCGTGAACCCTATCATGACCTGCACGTGTTGACGGCCGAGAGAGGCCGCTCTCCTTGCccgagccaccaccacaccgtcctcGCTGGGGCCCCACGCTGGCATAAACGCTGGAGATTCAACCTGTCGCGCTGCCACCATAAGGGCTTCCAAGGGCGCCGCCCGTAGACAGGAGACGGTGCGTGGGTGAGGCGCGGCGGGGTCGTCTGGAACTGGGCATCCAGCGGCCACTGCCAGTCGAAGGGTGATGCTTAACGGTGCCATTACCCGCGACCAGGGGCATCCAGACCAACCCGACACCATCACAACACGTTGGAACAACCCTGAAATAATTCACCTACTTTATAGTCCTCGTAAAGATTCTGTTTACGAACGTAAGACCATTTACTTTCACTCTGGGGAATCACTTCCAGCAGCAGGCCAATATTATTAGCTTGGAAAGAGATTCTGGAAGCAACAAAAATTACTGGGCTGTGTTCTTAGAAGATCGCTGAGAGCTATAAACGGTTGCCTTATTTGATAAACGTCATGAAGAAGGTGAGGAACTTACCTGGGGGCACAATAGGACTCTCCATGAGGTAGGAGATGCAGGCAGCTCCGGTGTCGCGCCCGAAGAGCGTCACTCGCGATGGGTCGCCGTTGAACTGTTTGATGTTCTCGGCCACCCAATTGAGAGCCGCGATCTGGTCCAGCAATGCGAAGTTACTGACGACACCTCCCGTTCCACCCCCGTTCGTGTTGAGGAACCCTGTGGGAAGAGGACCCCCCGAAGTGTGTCAAAATATCTTAGTTACCGAAGTATAAACTCTGATCGCCTATGGGTTAGTAGGGTATTTGGACGACTACAGGGGTTGGTTATCAGGCCATGAACATCAAGTTAGAACCAGCAATCAAAAATAGAACATGGAACACCTTCTTCAAGAGCTCAAGATGATTCTAAAACCACACACAATACTCTCACTACATGCTTGGTTCCTCACCGATATACGTGTGACACACGCAACCCTCACTAGCAAAGACATTGCGCAACCCTCCCTAGCAAAGACATTGCGCAACCCTCCCTAGCAAAGACATTGCGCAACCCTCCCTAGCAAAGACATTACGCAACCCTCCCTAGCAAAGACATTGCGCAACCCACCCTAGTAAAGACATTGCGCACCCCTCCCTAGCAAGGACATTCCAGGAGAGAGACAGCATCCTGGTATATACCCCTGAGCCTggcagggatgggaggggagcgtATCTGGGGggaggttaggtaggtaggaggaGACCTCAGCTATAcggattcattaatcatgttggcCCGGCGGATGAATGATCCCTATAGCCTCCTTCCCCGCCTCGCATAATACCGCTTTCATCTATCATACGCCGTGTGAAAATATTCTGTCCGATTATTTGCCGAAGTTAATCCTTCCAGTATTATACGACACCCTTCCAGACCCCCCTTTCCATAAAGATTGGATACACACTTGAGCTTTGGCGCCCAATTCTTATTCGATACATCAGCCGAGAGCCAAGGTATTCAAACTCATCCGACGCTCTCCGTTCTTTTCCATGCAACCTGATCTTACAGTCTGGAGGACCTCCTTTTCTCATGTCAAAAAACTAGCGTCTTACTTCAGTTCGCTTTCACTTTCAAGCAGCACCTTTCTCATCCTCGCTTCAGTGAATCGGCCACCCCATATATCTATACACCTCTTTCCCCTGGTCTGACTAGCAACACAGCGTCATCTACAAACAACGACTTTGGCAACATACATCCTTTCTCTCTGTATAGTGAAATATCGAGCCACAGTCACTCTCACTTATACTCAAAAACCGCAGTGGAATCACACAACCTTGATGCATTCCTATTCTTACTTCATACCACTCACTCATACCCCCATATACTCTCATTCGTGTGCTAGTTCCAAGGTTAAATGCTCCTAAAAAGTATTTGTTAGTCTTCCATGCTCGTCACATCGAGCTAAAACTTTCCAGGGTACTTTCCAGGTCACTTTATGACATACACTTTCCTCCATACTAACAAGAACTTTACTAATACTTTTTTAACATGAAATTACGGACACATATGCCAGTATAAATCTTACAttcttccttccattttcttgaTACAGTGCGAGAGCACAATTACTGCCTTCGTTCGCTCTTCCCCAGACTCTTGAACACCTACTCTTCCAGGCTCTCATACACAtgttccagatccactccaacaGCAGCTGCACCACTCTCCGTTATCTCGCTCACCAACCCCTCCAAGCTTATCCATTCTTCAGTGGCTTTATTGCTATTCTTACTTCCTCTTATGTTATAACTTCCTTTCCCATGCCTGTATTTCACTCGCTCCTTCCCTCTGTCCCTTCTGTTCCAATGgtcttttctctctgtctgtctgtctgtctctccctccctctctcatccctaGTCATTTCTTTGAGATCATTCTCGCTGTCTCTTACAAAACTTCATCTTTTGTTACGAGCATTCTCCCAGACTTGCTCAAtattccctcactcctcacacacaaCCCTTTATTTTCACTCTTATTCGGCTTCCCTCCAAAAAAACACCTGGTAACTCTTGAATGATCACGATTCAGTCATCTTGCGAAATTCTCACCTGCTCTTCCCCTTTATTGATACGTACAATCTTTATTGGTCAATTATTCAAGTCCCTTTTTATTCTGAACTTACTTTTTCCCCCCATATATCACTATTTTCTGAAATTCTCACCTGCTCTTCCCCTTTATTGATACGTACCATCCTCAATCATTCCTTTTTTATTCTGAACTTTCTTTCCCCCCGTATATCACTATTTTCTGTCATACTGACCTTCTTCTaaactctctctttccccaacATTGTTGGTAGCGTCGAAGGTTATGTTTGCCATGCGGGAAACCTATCTAATACACAGTTTCTGAAAGCCTCATGCCATTATGTCACCACAAGATACACCAATGGTTAGATTCGACAATGCAGTACATTCAAGTGTTTTATCTTAGACTTTCAGGACCATTGCTTCTGAAAGGGCTCATCATAAAACTCGACCACAAATCATTGCTGATAAAATACTCACATTTTTCCGCATATTACCTTTCTGAATTTGCTTTTTCGAAGGAAATGAAGATATCTAGAAGAGAATTGAACATTTTAGGAAAACTGAACATTTGTGACATGGAAGTGAAGGAATGTTCCTCATTCTTTTAGGAAAACTGAACATTTGTGACATGGAAGTGAAGGAATGTTCCTCATTCTTTCATTATAGTTTGACTGACTTCTTTACATTGAAGAACTTCGTTATAGTGAAGaacatttcctcattctttcatTATAGCTGGAACTGACTTCTTTACATTGAAGAACTTCGTTACACTGAAGaacatttcctcattctttcatTATAGCTGGAACTGACTTCTTTACATTGAAGAACTTCGTTACACTGAAGaacatttcctcattctttcatTATAGTTTGACTGACTTCTTTACATTGAAGAACTTCGTTATAGTGAAGaacatttcctcattctttcatTATAGTTGGACTGACTTCTTTACACTGAAGACCTTCGTTATATTCTAGAAACCTGAATCTTTGTAGGTCTGGAACGACCGGATACAAGAACTGAGAACAGAGGTTTGTGTCTGGACTTACCTAAGGGTCCCAGTCGATAGTTCAGGGTGAGAACAACCACCCTACCGTAGGCAGCGAGGACGGAGCCATCATAGAGCGAACCCGCGCCCCAGCTGAAGCTCTCGCCATGAAGGTACACCAACACAGGGTACACCTCCGACCCTGGGATGACTGCGCACCcgggggagtagagagagagagagggagagagagagagagagagagagagagagagagagagagagagagagagagagagagaccgtctcaTTTATTACGTTGTAACGACGTGATCCAACTCCAATGTTACACCATGTCACACgacgtgtgatgtcaccatgttatTCCTCCGCCTAATGCACCATTCCTGAACCTCTTGAGAATGAAAAAGGCGACAGCAAAGCCTTTTTGTACAAATCATCTACGTTATCTTAATCTATCTTTAATTATTAGAAGTAATATCTACGTCATTTTAATCTATCTTTAATCATTAGAAGCAATATTTACGTCATTTTAATCTATTCTTAATAATTAGATGTAATATTTACGTCATTTTAATCTATCTTTAATCATTAGAAGCAATACTTACGTCATTTTAATCTATTCTTAATAATTAGATGTAATATTTACGTCATTTTAATCTATCTTTAATCATTAGAAGCAATATTTACGTCATTTTAATCTATTCTTAATAATTAGATGTAATATTTACGTCATTTTAATCTATCTTTAATCATTAGAAGCAATATTTACGTCATTTTAATCTATTCTTAATAATTAGATGTAATATTTACGTCATTTTAATCTATCATTGATCATTAGAAGCAATATTTACGTCATTTTAATCTATCTTTAATCATTAGAAGTAATATCTACGTCATTTTAATTTATCTTTAATCATTAGAAGCAATATTCACGTCATTTTAATCAATCTTTAATCATTAGAAGTAATATCTACGCTATTTAAATCTATCTTTAATCATTAGAAGCAATATTCACGTCATTTTGATCTATCTTTAATCATTAGAAGTAATATCTACGCTATTTAAATCTATCTTTAATCATTAGAAGCAATATTCACGTTATTTTAATCTATCTTTAATGATTAGAAGCAATATTTACGTCATTTCAAACTACCTATAATCATTAGGGGCAATATCGACGTCATTTGAAGTGACTGTGCTAACTAGTGGCCCTACTGACGAAGATCAACTGCGGGACTTACCCATGATTGGGGTGAAGATGTTGACGGTGAGGCAGTCCTCGCTCTGGTTGCTCAGGGCGGGCGTCACGTGCCGGATAAACTCTGCGCGAGACCGAGGCATCTGCGCCTCGTCAGGATCCGGCAGGAGTTGCGGACAcacagggggtggtgtggttgcgTCCAGCACCCCGTCCCAGGGAGtcggggtgttggtgggtgtgaatCGTCCCTCTTCTACCGGGGGGCTGGCGTAAGGAACCCCTAGGAACACCTCCACGTCACCCAGTAAGTGGCCAAGGTGCCTGATGAACCCCTGGACTTGGCCGTACTTGGTGGTGACTAGACGCGTCTTGGCGGCAGCTGCGGCTTCTGGGGCCTGCCATGCGGCGGCTAGCACCACCAGCCACGCCCACGCCCTCGGGATCATACCACCATCACGCCCTCGCCTCCACCTCCCGCCTGCCCTTACCTCTCCTTCATGTGGGCGCGGAGGGCGGCCAGCAGTAATAGGTGAGGCGAGTGACTTACCCTTCCCTAGTGTGGGCGTGCGGGCGTATGGGTGGGAAAGGCGGAACCGTAGCCCTCAGACGGGCGTC
This sequence is a window from Panulirus ornatus isolate Po-2019 chromosome 52, ASM3632096v1, whole genome shotgun sequence. Protein-coding genes within it:
- the LOC139765123 gene encoding LOW QUALITY PROTEIN: carboxylesterase 4A-like (The sequence of the model RefSeq protein was modified relative to this genomic sequence to represent the inferred CDS: inserted 1 base in 1 codon), which translates into the protein MIPRAWAWLVVLAAAWQAPEAAAAAKTRLVTTKYGQVQGFIRHLGHLLGDVEVFLGVPYASPPVEEGRFTPTNTPTPWDGVLDATTPPPVCPQLLPDPDEAQMPRSRAEFIRHVTPALSNQSEDCLTVNIFTPIMVIPGSEVYPVLVYLHGESFSWGAGSLYDGSVLAAYGRVVVLTLNYRLGPLGFLNTNGGGTGGVVSNFALLDQIAALNWVAENIKQFNGDPSRVTLFGRDTGAACISYLMESPIVPPGLFQRVVMVSGWSGCPWSRVMAPLSITLRLAVAAGCPVPDDPAAPHPRTVSCLRAAPLEALMVAARQVESPAFMPAWGPSEDGVVVARARRAASLGRQHVQVMIGFTPWEAWAWLGERLVTKGVDDITFERVARTWVRNTRQHHLREVLAAALQEYTDWTAVRPSPEVRKNLLLHLLGDAGVVAPLHQAADTLAHHTKVFMFLCDLGSRIPGQIQAPGWELGLIWGTSLSDVTSSPGAXSPPITPPALTQLSEDVITLLTNFAKSGDPNLPRESPSPGFAAVAWPRYLPETRQYLRVGVPPTVGSQYRAHQLALWTWLVPELEAAGKSYPPDPNSWEVSTDPNLFYGVVRPPDPWYFLQPNTTPATAAQDTTTTTPATPSPKPTTPRVTTTLALSPTIASSAPKMPLPDASEYVRYSTALLVTVGLGVSLLLLNGLIFLLLFWRRPAHHPACQGHHHHPQEGTNVPRVGSVMSLGGLGGTYGGPPDCVKASYEKLHLTADELQHLTSRSPSSTLKRPKSPGPLTSQGSFRSPHGVATISRSPRGGGGGHRETSFTVEPPTLLRDGDSRPRAQSVATFGHQAGQGDALRAWSVPREVSPGQAAVSNMGVTGCVLAGGNDNGRPNGWATFVGDVPEPPPPPRTATIRREKKVTILDQAVHKL